One stretch of Pseudomonas azotoformans DNA includes these proteins:
- a CDS encoding Bax inhibitor-1/YccA family protein — protein sequence MREQNYAVNGNAQAEQLEVSRVLRNTYGLLALTLAFSGVMAFVAQQMRVGYPNIFVVLIGFYGLFFLTNKLRDSAWGLVSAFALTGFMGFILGPILNRYLGMAGGAEVVSSAFAMTALVFGGLSAYVLITRKDMSFLGGFITAGFFVLLAAVVASMFFQISGLQLAISAGFVLFSSVCILFQTSAIIHGGERNYIMATISLYVSIYNLFISLLQIFGIMSRDD from the coding sequence ATGCGCGAACAGAATTACGCAGTGAATGGTAACGCGCAGGCTGAGCAGCTTGAAGTCAGCCGCGTGTTGCGCAACACCTATGGCCTGCTCGCCCTTACCCTCGCATTCAGCGGCGTGATGGCGTTCGTGGCTCAGCAGATGCGCGTCGGCTACCCGAATATCTTTGTGGTGCTGATCGGCTTCTATGGCCTGTTCTTCCTCACCAACAAACTGCGCGACTCGGCGTGGGGCCTGGTGTCGGCATTTGCCCTGACCGGCTTCATGGGCTTTATCCTCGGCCCGATCCTCAACCGTTACCTCGGCATGGCCGGCGGCGCGGAAGTGGTCAGCTCGGCGTTTGCCATGACGGCGCTGGTGTTTGGTGGTCTGTCGGCCTACGTGCTGATCACCCGCAAGGACATGAGCTTCCTGGGCGGCTTCATCACCGCAGGTTTCTTCGTGTTGCTGGCGGCGGTGGTTGCGAGCATGTTCTTCCAGATCAGCGGGCTGCAACTGGCGATCAGCGCAGGTTTCGTGCTGTTCTCCTCGGTGTGCATCCTGTTCCAGACCAGCGCGATCATCCACGGTGGTGAGCGTAACTACATCATGGCGACCATCAGCCTGTATGTGTCGATCTACAACCTGTTCATCAGCCTGTTGCAGATCTTCGGCATCATGAGCCGCGACGACTGA
- the murB gene encoding UDP-N-acetylmuramate dehydrogenase, whose protein sequence is MTLQVLAQVSLKPFNSFGIDVRAQLFAEAHNDSDVREALTYATAHNVPLLVIGGGSNLLLTQDIPALVLRMATQGIRVLHDDGLRVVVEAEAGEAWHPFVLWTLDQGFCGLENLSLIPGTVGAAPMQNIGAYGVEIKDVFAGLTALDRHTGELRDFSLEECNFAYRDSLFKHETGRWLILRVRFALSRASHLKLDYGPVQQRLAAQGISEATPSDVSRAICSIRREKLPDPAELGNAGSFFKNPLVSQVLAAELQALYPDLVAYPQPDGQMKLAAGWLIDKAGWKGFREGDVGVHKLQALVLVNYGGASGHDIANLARRIQRDILERFKVELEMEPNQY, encoded by the coding sequence ATGACCTTGCAGGTGCTTGCGCAGGTATCGCTCAAGCCTTTCAACAGCTTTGGCATTGATGTGCGGGCCCAACTGTTCGCCGAAGCCCACAACGACAGCGATGTGCGCGAGGCCCTCACATACGCCACCGCGCACAATGTGCCGCTGCTGGTGATCGGCGGCGGTAGTAACCTGTTGCTGACCCAGGATATTCCGGCGCTGGTGCTGCGCATGGCCACCCAAGGGATCCGCGTGTTGCACGACGACGGTTTGCGTGTGGTGGTCGAGGCCGAGGCCGGCGAAGCCTGGCACCCCTTTGTGCTGTGGACCCTGGACCAAGGCTTCTGTGGCCTGGAAAACCTCAGCCTGATCCCCGGCACCGTCGGCGCCGCGCCCATGCAGAACATCGGTGCCTACGGTGTCGAGATCAAGGATGTATTCGCCGGCCTGACCGCCCTGGACCGCCACACCGGCGAGCTGCGCGACTTCAGCCTGGAGGAATGCAACTTTGCCTACCGTGACAGCCTGTTCAAGCACGAGACCGGACGCTGGCTGATCCTGCGCGTGCGTTTCGCCCTCAGCCGCGCCAGCCACCTGAAACTCGACTACGGCCCCGTCCAGCAGCGCCTGGCGGCGCAGGGGATCAGCGAGGCAACGCCGAGCGACGTCAGCCGCGCCATCTGCAGCATCCGCCGCGAAAAACTGCCGGACCCGGCAGAACTTGGCAATGCCGGCAGCTTCTTCAAGAACCCGTTGGTGTCCCAAGTGCTGGCGGCCGAGTTGCAGGCGCTGTACCCGGACCTGGTGGCTTACCCGCAACCTGACGGGCAGATGAAGCTCGCGGCCGGCTGGCTGATCGACAAGGCGGGCTGGAAGGGCTTCCGTGAAGGGGATGTGGGTGTGCACAAGCTGCAGGCGCTGGTGCTGGTCAACTATGGCGGTGCCTCGGGGCACGACATTGCCAACCTGGCCCGGCGTATCCAGCGGGACATTCTGGAGCGCTTCAAGGTCGAGCTGGAAATGGAACCCAACCAGTACTGA
- a CDS encoding low molecular weight protein-tyrosine-phosphatase has protein sequence MEVLFVCLGNICRSPTAEGVLRHKLRDAGLAGQVDVASAGTGEWHIGNPPDQRSQRAALARGYDLSAQRAQQVSRADFARYDLILAMDHSNLRNLKAMQPGQGKAELDLFLRRYDAEVDEVPDPYYEGEQGFERVLDLIEQACDLLVIELKGRL, from the coding sequence ATGGAGGTTCTGTTCGTCTGCCTGGGCAATATCTGCCGCTCGCCCACCGCAGAAGGCGTACTGCGCCACAAACTGCGCGACGCGGGGCTGGCGGGGCAGGTCGATGTGGCGTCCGCCGGCACCGGTGAGTGGCATATCGGCAATCCGCCGGACCAGCGCAGCCAGCGTGCGGCGTTGGCGCGCGGCTACGATCTGTCGGCCCAGCGCGCCCAGCAGGTGTCCCGCGCCGACTTTGCGCGCTATGACCTGATCCTGGCCATGGACCACAGCAACCTGCGCAACCTCAAGGCCATGCAGCCGGGGCAGGGCAAGGCAGAGCTGGACCTGTTCCTGCGCCGTTACGATGCCGAAGTGGACGAAGTGCCAGACCCATATTACGAAGGTGAACAGGGCTTCGAACGGGTCCTGGACCTGATCGAACAGGCCTGTGATTTATTGGTGATCGAATTGAAGGGGCGGTTATGA
- the kdsB gene encoding 3-deoxy-manno-octulosonate cytidylyltransferase: MTTAFTVVIPSRYASTRLPGKPLQLIGNKPMIQLVWEQACKSSAERVVVATDDPRIIEACKGFGAEAVLTREDHNSGTDRLAEVATKLGLAPDAIVVNVQGDEPLIPPGVIDQVAANLAAHGEARMATLAEPIEDIETLFNPNVVKVVSDMNGLALTFSRSTLPWARDAFARQPDVLPEGVPYRRHIGIYAYRAGFLHDFVSWGPCWLENTESLEQLRALWHGVRIHVGDALEAPPAGVDTPEDLERVRRLLGA; the protein is encoded by the coding sequence ATGACCACCGCCTTTACCGTTGTCATTCCCTCCCGCTATGCGTCGACCCGACTGCCGGGCAAACCGCTGCAACTGATCGGCAACAAGCCGATGATCCAGCTGGTGTGGGAACAGGCCTGCAAAAGCAGCGCCGAGCGTGTGGTGGTGGCCACCGATGACCCGCGCATCATCGAGGCCTGCAAAGGCTTTGGCGCCGAGGCGGTGCTGACCCGCGAAGACCACAACTCCGGCACCGACCGCCTGGCCGAAGTCGCCACAAAGCTTGGCCTGGCGCCAGACGCCATCGTGGTCAACGTGCAAGGTGACGAGCCGTTGATCCCGCCCGGCGTTATCGACCAGGTGGCCGCCAACCTGGCCGCCCATGGCGAAGCGCGCATGGCGACGCTGGCCGAGCCGATCGAAGACATCGAGACCCTGTTCAACCCGAACGTGGTGAAAGTGGTCAGCGACATGAATGGCCTGGCGCTGACGTTCAGCCGTTCGACCCTGCCGTGGGCACGCGACGCCTTCGCCAGGCAACCGGACGTGTTGCCGGAAGGCGTGCCGTACCGTCGCCATATCGGCATCTACGCCTACCGCGCCGGCTTCTTGCATGACTTCGTCAGTTGGGGCCCGTGCTGGCTGGAAAACACTGAATCCCTGGAGCAACTGCGGGCGCTGTGGCACGGCGTGCGCATCCACGTAGGCGATGCGCTGGAAGCGCCGCCGGCCGGTGTCGACACTCCCGAAGACCTCGAGCGCGTCCGTCGCCTGCTGGGGGCCTGA
- a CDS encoding Trm112 family protein, whose product MDTKLLDILACPICKGPLKLSADKTELISKGAGLAYPIRDGIPVMLESEARTLTTDERLDK is encoded by the coding sequence ATGGACACCAAACTGCTCGACATTCTCGCTTGCCCGATCTGCAAAGGCCCGCTCAAGCTCAGCGCCGACAAAACCGAGCTGATCAGCAAAGGCGCCGGCCTGGCGTACCCGATCCGTGATGGCATCCCGGTGATGCTGGAAAGCGAAGCCCGTACCCTGACCACCGATGAGCGCCTGGATAAATGA
- the lpxK gene encoding tetraacyldisaccharide 4'-kinase, with translation MAMSDRLLKAWYEGHPALVLLRPLESLYRRVVQRKRARFLAGEGDIYQPPVPVVVVGNITVGGTGKTPLILWLIEHCRRSGLRVGVVSRGYGAKPPQLPWRVEASQSADVAGDEPLLIVQRCGVPLMIDPDRSRAVQALLASETLDLILSDDGLQHYRLARDLELVLIDAARGLGNRRCLPAGPLREPVERLQGVDALLYNGAVGDHEDGFAFRLQPTALVNLQTGERRPVDHFAPGQQVHAVAGIGNPQRFFNTLETLHWQPIPHAFADHAPYSAEVLNFTPSLPLVMTEKDAVKCRAFAQPDWWYLAVDALPSPAFVAWFDTQLMRLLPARLLP, from the coding sequence ATGGCCATGTCCGATCGTTTGCTCAAGGCCTGGTACGAGGGCCATCCGGCACTCGTGTTGTTGCGGCCGCTGGAGTCGCTGTATCGCCGGGTGGTGCAGCGCAAACGCGCACGCTTCCTGGCGGGTGAGGGCGATATCTATCAACCGCCAGTGCCGGTGGTGGTGGTGGGTAATATCACCGTGGGCGGCACTGGCAAGACGCCATTGATCCTGTGGTTGATCGAACACTGCCGACGCAGCGGCTTGCGCGTGGGTGTGGTCAGCCGGGGTTATGGCGCCAAGCCGCCGCAGTTGCCGTGGCGGGTCGAGGCCAGCCAAAGCGCCGATGTGGCGGGTGATGAGCCTTTGTTGATCGTGCAGCGCTGCGGCGTACCGCTGATGATCGACCCCGATCGCAGCCGTGCGGTCCAGGCGCTGCTGGCCAGTGAAACCCTGGACCTGATCCTCTCCGACGACGGCCTGCAGCATTACCGCCTGGCCCGTGACCTTGAACTGGTGTTGATCGACGCCGCCCGTGGCCTGGGCAACCGTCGCTGTCTGCCGGCGGGGCCGTTGCGCGAACCGGTGGAGCGCCTGCAGGGTGTCGATGCGTTGCTGTACAACGGCGCCGTCGGCGACCACGAGGACGGCTTTGCCTTTCGTTTGCAGCCCACCGCACTGGTCAACCTGCAAACCGGCGAGCGCCGGCCGGTGGATCATTTTGCGCCGGGCCAGCAGGTGCATGCGGTCGCCGGCATCGGCAACCCGCAACGTTTCTTCAACACCCTTGAAACGCTACACTGGCAGCCGATACCCCATGCATTTGCCGACCACGCGCCCTACAGTGCCGAGGTCCTGAATTTTACGCCGTCATTGCCGCTGGTCATGACCGAAAAGGACGCGGTGAAGTGCCGCGCCTTTGCCCAGCCCGACTGGTGGTACCTTGCGGTGGATGCGCTGCCGTCGCCGGCGTTCGTCGCCTGGTTCGACACGCAGCTGATGCGCCTGTTGCCCGCCCGTCTTTTGCCTTAA
- a CDS encoding ExbD/TolR family protein has product MKFRRKQRENVDINLASLIDVVFILLLFFVVTTTFTRQTELRVDLPEAVSGSPAEDQQVKQLDIAISADGVFSVNNHLLEKNDLANLMEALQKESGGDTQLPLSISADGKTQHQAVITAMDAAGKLGFSHLRMSTVEAASQP; this is encoded by the coding sequence GTGAAATTTCGCCGCAAGCAACGGGAAAATGTCGATATCAACCTCGCGTCGCTGATCGACGTGGTGTTTATCCTGCTGCTGTTTTTTGTCGTCACCACCACCTTCACCCGGCAAACCGAGCTGCGCGTCGACCTGCCGGAAGCCGTGAGCGGTTCGCCGGCCGAAGACCAGCAAGTCAAGCAACTGGACATCGCCATCAGCGCCGACGGGGTGTTCTCGGTGAACAACCATTTGCTGGAGAAAAACGACCTCGCCAACCTGATGGAGGCGTTGCAGAAGGAGTCCGGCGGCGACACGCAGTTGCCGCTGTCCATCAGCGCTGATGGCAAGACCCAGCACCAGGCCGTGATTACCGCAATGGACGCTGCCGGCAAGCTCGGTTTCAGCCATTTGCGCATGAGCACCGTCGAGGCGGCGAGCCAACCCTGA
- a CDS encoding MotA/TolQ/ExbB proton channel family protein, translated as MWELVKSGGWMMLPIIMSSIAALGIVAERLWTLRASRVTPEHLLGQVWGWIKNKQLDKEKLKELRANSPLGEILAAGLANSKHGREIMKECIEEAAARVIHELERYINALGTIAAMAPLLGLLGTVLGMIDIFSSFMGSGMTTNAAVLAGGISKALITTAAGLMVGIPSVFFHRFLQRRIDELVVGMEQEAIKLVEVVQGDRDVDLVGGKA; from the coding sequence GTGTGGGAATTGGTCAAATCCGGCGGCTGGATGATGTTGCCGATCATCATGAGCTCTATCGCCGCACTCGGCATCGTCGCCGAACGCCTGTGGACCCTGCGTGCCAGCCGCGTGACCCCCGAGCATCTGCTGGGGCAGGTCTGGGGCTGGATCAAGAACAAGCAACTGGACAAGGAAAAGCTCAAGGAACTGCGCGCCAACTCCCCGTTGGGTGAGATCCTTGCCGCAGGCCTGGCCAACTCCAAGCATGGTCGCGAGATCATGAAGGAGTGCATCGAAGAGGCCGCCGCCCGCGTCATCCATGAACTGGAGCGCTACATCAACGCCCTCGGCACCATCGCCGCCATGGCGCCGTTGCTTGGCTTGCTGGGCACGGTGTTGGGCATGATCGACATTTTCAGTTCGTTCATGGGCTCCGGCATGACCACCAACGCCGCTGTTCTGGCCGGTGGTATCTCCAAGGCACTGATCACTACGGCCGCCGGCCTGATGGTGGGTATTCCTTCGGTGTTCTTCCACCGGTTCCTGCAACGCCGCATCGATGAACTGGTGGTGGGCATGGAGCAGGAAGCCATCAAGTTGGTGGAAGTGGTGCAGGGCGACCGCGACGTGGACCTGGTTGGGGGCAAAGCGTGA
- a CDS encoding DNA internalization-related competence protein ComEC/Rec2: MKTGMCAFALGLLALRFLPALPPMGWLIACPVLALMLLPFRTYPLAFFLLGLGWACLSAQWALDDRLIPALDGQTRWLEGRVIGLPRQTGEGVRFEFADSRSRNARLPQRIRVSWRGGPPVRSGERWRLAVTLKRPAGLLNFHGFDQEAWLLAQRIGATGSVKDGERLAPARNAWRDSVRQRLLAVDAQGREAGLVALVLGDGSGLAAADWHVLQDTGTVHLLVISGQHIGLLAGLIYGLIAGLARYGCWPRTWPWLPWACGLAFSAALGYGWLAGFGVPVQRACVMVGLVLVWRLRFRHLGLWWPLLLALNGVLVLEPLASLQPGFWLSFAAVAVLILAFGGRLGPWSLWQAWTRPQWLIAIGLFPVLLVLGLPISLSAPLANLVAVPWISLVVLPLALSGTALLPLPFIGEGLLWLAGGALDGLFRGLAWLAGHMPAWIPAQVPFGYWLVSLLGAVLLLLPGGVPFRMLGWPMLLLAVFPPREQVPHGQVEVLQLDVGQGQSLILRTRHHALLYDAGPRTGTFDLGARVVLPSLLKLGVETLDLMLLSHADADHAGGAAAIVKGIPIRRVVGGETDGLPVFIGTQPCVSGERWTWDGVTFELWQWPGAISGNAKSCVLQVQANGERLLLTGDIDREAEKAMLASPLAVPTEWLQAPHHGSRSSSSWAFVDRLAPRNVLISRGRGNAFGHPHPQVMERYRRLGSRVYDSAEQGAVRVQLGAFAPPVVARSQRRFWRERLP, encoded by the coding sequence ATGAAAACAGGGATGTGCGCGTTTGCGCTGGGGTTGCTGGCCTTGCGCTTTTTGCCGGCGTTGCCACCTATGGGATGGCTGATTGCCTGCCCGGTGCTGGCGTTGATGTTGTTGCCGTTTCGTACCTACCCACTGGCGTTTTTCCTGCTGGGGCTGGGTTGGGCATGCCTCAGCGCACAGTGGGCACTGGATGATCGCCTGATACCGGCACTGGACGGCCAGACGCGCTGGCTGGAGGGTCGGGTGATCGGATTGCCGCGACAGACGGGCGAGGGTGTGCGCTTCGAATTTGCCGATAGCCGGTCGCGAAATGCCCGCTTACCCCAACGCATCCGCGTGTCCTGGCGGGGCGGGCCGCCGGTGCGCAGCGGTGAACGCTGGCGCCTGGCGGTTACCCTCAAGCGTCCGGCCGGTTTGCTGAATTTCCACGGGTTTGATCAGGAAGCCTGGCTGTTGGCCCAACGCATCGGCGCCACGGGCTCGGTCAAGGACGGCGAGCGCCTGGCGCCGGCCCGCAATGCTTGGCGCGACAGTGTGCGTCAGCGCCTGCTGGCGGTGGATGCCCAAGGCCGTGAGGCCGGCCTGGTTGCCCTGGTGCTGGGGGATGGCTCCGGGTTGGCCGCTGCCGACTGGCACGTGTTGCAGGACACGGGCACCGTGCACCTGCTGGTCATCTCCGGCCAGCATATTGGTTTGCTGGCGGGTTTGATCTATGGGCTGATCGCCGGGTTGGCCCGCTACGGTTGCTGGCCACGAACCTGGCCGTGGTTGCCCTGGGCGTGTGGCCTGGCGTTCAGCGCTGCGTTGGGCTACGGCTGGCTCGCAGGGTTTGGCGTGCCGGTGCAACGGGCTTGTGTGATGGTCGGGTTGGTGTTGGTGTGGCGGCTGCGCTTCCGGCATCTGGGGCTGTGGTGGCCATTGCTGCTGGCACTCAATGGGGTGTTGGTGCTGGAACCGTTGGCCAGTTTGCAGCCAGGGTTCTGGCTGTCATTCGCAGCGGTGGCGGTGTTGATTCTGGCGTTTGGTGGGCGGCTGGGGCCGTGGAGCCTGTGGCAGGCGTGGACCCGACCGCAGTGGCTGATTGCCATCGGGTTGTTTCCGGTGTTGTTGGTGTTGGGACTGCCCATCAGCCTGAGCGCACCGCTGGCCAACCTGGTGGCTGTGCCGTGGATCAGCCTGGTGGTTTTGCCGTTGGCGTTATCAGGGACTGCATTACTGCCATTACCGTTCATTGGCGAGGGTTTGCTGTGGCTGGCGGGCGGTGCACTGGATGGCTTGTTCAGGGGGTTGGCGTGGCTCGCCGGACACATGCCGGCCTGGATCCCGGCGCAAGTACCGTTTGGTTACTGGTTGGTGAGCCTGCTGGGTGCCGTGCTGCTTCTGCTGCCCGGGGGTGTACCCTTTCGCATGCTGGGCTGGCCGATGTTGCTACTGGCGGTGTTTCCCCCGCGAGAGCAGGTGCCCCACGGGCAGGTGGAGGTGCTGCAGTTGGACGTCGGGCAGGGGCAGTCGCTGATTCTGCGCACGCGCCATCATGCATTGCTTTACGACGCCGGACCGCGCACCGGAACCTTTGATCTGGGCGCACGGGTGGTGCTGCCGTCGTTGCTCAAACTTGGCGTCGAGACGTTGGACCTGATGCTGCTCAGCCACGCCGATGCGGATCACGCCGGTGGTGCGGCGGCAATTGTCAAAGGCATACCGATCAGGCGTGTGGTGGGCGGGGAAACCGACGGGTTGCCGGTGTTTATCGGTACGCAACCCTGCGTCAGTGGCGAACGATGGACCTGGGACGGCGTCACGTTCGAACTCTGGCAGTGGCCTGGCGCCATCAGTGGCAATGCAAAGTCTTGCGTGTTGCAGGTGCAGGCCAATGGCGAGCGCCTGTTACTGACCGGCGACATCGATCGCGAAGCCGAGAAGGCCATGCTTGCGTCGCCCCTGGCGGTGCCCACCGAGTGGCTGCAGGCGCCCCACCATGGCAGTCGCAGCTCTTCGTCCTGGGCGTTTGTCGATCGGCTTGCACCCCGCAATGTGCTGATCTCGCGGGGGCGTGGCAATGCATTCGGCCATCCCCATCCGCAGGTGATGGAACGTTATCGGCGGTTGGGCAGCCGGGTGTATGACAGTGCCGAGCAGGGGGCCGTGCGTGTGCAGTTGGGAGCGTTCGCGCCACCGGTCGTTGCGCGCAGTCAACGCAGGTTCTGGCGCGAGCGCTTACCCTAA
- a CDS encoding DUF2062 domain-containing protein, whose protein sequence is MPRRLFKRYMPDPTSIREHKSLQFLGTLLHDPNLWHLNRHSVARAMAVGLFAAFIPIPLQMLLAAVLAITVRGNMPIAISLVWLTNPITMPVVFIGTYMTGAWLMNVPPRSLPDDLTWEWISGQLSTLWQPFLLGSVVLGLVLGALAYCLTMGYWRWWVAHQWKKRKQRRA, encoded by the coding sequence ATGCCCCGGCGCTTATTCAAACGGTACATGCCCGATCCCACGAGTATCAGGGAACATAAGTCATTACAGTTTCTCGGCACGTTGCTGCATGACCCGAACCTCTGGCACCTGAACCGGCACTCGGTCGCACGCGCAATGGCCGTGGGTTTGTTCGCGGCGTTTATACCGATTCCACTCCAGATGCTGTTAGCGGCGGTCCTGGCGATCACCGTGCGCGGCAATATGCCCATCGCTATCAGCCTGGTGTGGCTGACCAACCCGATCACCATGCCCGTGGTCTTTATCGGCACCTACATGACCGGTGCCTGGCTGATGAATGTGCCACCGCGCAGCCTGCCCGACGACCTGACCTGGGAATGGATCAGCGGCCAACTGAGCACCTTGTGGCAGCCGTTCCTGCTGGGTTCAGTGGTGTTGGGGCTAGTGCTGGGCGCCCTCGCCTATTGCCTGACCATGGGCTACTGGCGCTGGTGGGTGGCCCACCAGTGGAAAAAGCGCAAACAGCGTCGCGCTTAG
- a CDS encoding sensor histidine kinase produces MTAFERPLKRLPGRHSLFWKLACLLIAFCLLMIWLSWSWGRYMEQKNAYLSDEARITLSGYAVGAEQAWNRGGSAGVDAWLQAVGKRESTWIGVIGNDLQSLSSIPLSDNESQRLTFLRGLDWPVSRHVKGLPWLKIPFPVDPHAGSLVIELPQRFMPGRYQLFWRVVTNGVIPGLFTLLLCIGLYRLLIMPLNQLREQANAWRADQLNTRLSHDATSRQDELGELGRAFDHMSERLQGTVVLQQQLLRDMSHELRTPLSRLRVACDSEQDLVQLRERLGREIDAMQRLVEDSLQLAWLDTERAPLPQEAIQLQALWDMLRENACYESDWPASRLPCLLGAECWVRGNLNALAQALENILRNAIRHSPSGGVVSLDGRHEGDYWHVWLEDQGGGIDEGDLERIFAPFTRLDGSRPGDGGFGLGLSIARNAVQRQDGNLWAENTGQGLRVHLRLRAS; encoded by the coding sequence ATGACGGCCTTTGAACGCCCCTTGAAACGGCTGCCGGGCAGGCACTCGTTATTCTGGAAACTGGCCTGCCTGCTGATCGCCTTTTGCTTGCTGATGATCTGGCTCAGTTGGTCCTGGGGCCGCTACATGGAGCAGAAGAATGCCTACCTGTCCGATGAAGCGCGGATCACCTTGAGTGGTTATGCAGTCGGGGCTGAGCAAGCGTGGAATCGCGGCGGGAGTGCGGGCGTTGACGCCTGGCTGCAGGCGGTGGGCAAGCGTGAAAGTACTTGGATAGGCGTGATCGGCAATGACCTGCAATCGTTGAGCAGCATCCCACTGAGCGACAACGAAAGCCAGCGCCTGACCTTTCTGCGTGGCCTGGATTGGCCAGTGAGCCGGCATGTCAAAGGCCTGCCGTGGCTGAAGATCCCGTTTCCGGTGGACCCTCATGCGGGTTCGCTGGTGATCGAGTTGCCGCAACGCTTCATGCCGGGGCGCTATCAACTGTTCTGGCGGGTGGTGACCAACGGGGTGATTCCCGGTCTGTTTACCCTGTTGCTGTGCATCGGCCTGTATCGGCTGCTGATCATGCCCCTCAATCAACTGCGCGAGCAGGCCAATGCCTGGCGTGCCGATCAGTTGAATACGCGGTTGTCTCACGATGCCACCAGTCGCCAGGATGAGCTGGGCGAACTGGGGCGTGCGTTCGACCATATGTCCGAGCGTTTGCAGGGCACCGTGGTGTTGCAGCAACAGTTGCTGCGGGACATGTCCCATGAACTGCGCACCCCGCTGAGTCGCCTCCGAGTGGCCTGTGACAGTGAGCAAGACCTGGTGCAACTGCGCGAGCGGCTCGGCCGTGAAATCGACGCGATGCAGCGCCTGGTGGAAGACAGCCTGCAACTGGCCTGGCTCGACACCGAACGCGCGCCGCTGCCCCAGGAAGCTATCCAGCTTCAGGCACTGTGGGACATGTTGCGCGAAAACGCCTGCTATGAGAGCGACTGGCCGGCGTCACGGCTGCCATGCCTGCTGGGGGCGGAATGCTGGGTGCGAGGCAACCTGAATGCGTTGGCCCAGGCCCTGGAAAACATCTTGCGCAACGCTATCCGCCACTCACCGTCGGGCGGTGTGGTCAGCCTGGACGGGCGTCACGAAGGTGATTATTGGCATGTCTGGCTGGAAGACCAGGGCGGCGGGATCGATGAGGGGGACCTGGAACGGATCTTCGCGCCTTTTACCCGCCTGGACGGTTCACGCCCCGGCGATGGCGGCTTCGGGCTGGGCCTGAGCATCGCCCGCAATGCCGTGCAGCGCCAGGATGGCAACCTGTGGGCGGAAAATACCGGTCAAGGCCTGAGGGTGCACCTGCGCTTGCGGGCCAGCTAA
- a CDS encoding response regulator transcription factor: MNPAAIGLPSILTIEDDPVLGAYVHEHLGRCGFHVTWCQNGQQGLQMARDQAFDVVLMDILLPGMDGLSILTHLRQSHSIPVILMSALGAEADRVSGFRLGADDYLPKPFSMIELRVRIEAILRRVALDRRPLPIPAPVRDDARTLRFDDELCDVFHLDHWAGLTRSEYRLLETLHRNSEEVLSKPFLYQHVLQRGYAPHDRSLDMHISQIRRKLKAIGYTEREVRTVWGKGYVLSGHDDGL; encoded by the coding sequence ATGAATCCCGCAGCAATCGGCCTACCCAGTATCCTGACCATTGAAGATGACCCCGTGCTGGGCGCTTATGTCCATGAGCACCTGGGCCGGTGTGGCTTCCACGTGACCTGGTGCCAGAATGGCCAGCAGGGCCTGCAGATGGCACGCGACCAGGCCTTTGACGTGGTGTTGATGGATATCCTGTTGCCGGGGATGGACGGCCTGTCGATCCTCACTCACCTGCGCCAGAGCCATTCGATCCCGGTGATCCTGATGTCCGCACTGGGTGCCGAGGCCGATCGCGTCAGTGGTTTCCGCCTGGGGGCCGATGACTACCTGCCCAAGCCGTTCAGCATGATCGAGCTGCGCGTACGCATCGAAGCCATTCTGCGTCGGGTGGCCCTTGACCGGCGTCCACTGCCGATTCCGGCGCCGGTGCGCGACGATGCCCGCACCCTGCGTTTCGATGATGAACTGTGTGATGTCTTCCATCTTGACCACTGGGCCGGCCTGACCCGCAGCGAATACCGCCTGCTGGAAACCCTGCACCGCAACAGTGAAGAAGTCCTCAGCAAACCTTTCTTGTACCAGCACGTGCTGCAACGCGGTTATGCGCCCCATGACCGCAGCCTCGACATGCATATCAGCCAGATCCGCCGCAAACTCAAGGCCATCGGCTACACCGAGCGCGAAGTGCGCACCGTGTGGGGCAAGGGCTATGTGCTGAGCGGTCACGATGACGGCCTTTGA